In bacterium, a genomic segment contains:
- the bcp gene encoding thioredoxin-dependent thiol peroxidase, which translates to MIEIGTKTPDFTLQGIDSEGNEKTFSLSDFAGQNIVLYFYPKDNTPGCTQEACDFRDNFNRLVSKAVVIGVSADSIASHKKFQEKQSLNFILLSDPEHALLEKFEAWAEKKMYGKLFMGIIRSTFIIDKEGIVRKTWKNVKIKGHVDEILEELEKIN; encoded by the coding sequence ATGATAGAAATAGGCACAAAAACTCCTGACTTTACATTGCAGGGAATAGATTCCGAAGGAAACGAGAAAACTTTTTCGCTGTCTGACTTTGCAGGACAAAATATTGTTCTGTATTTTTACCCTAAAGATAATACGCCCGGCTGCACTCAAGAAGCCTGCGATTTCAGGGATAATTTTAACAGGCTGGTTTCAAAAGCTGTTGTCATAGGAGTAAGTGCAGACAGCATTGCAAGCCACAAAAAATTTCAAGAAAAACAAAGTCTTAATTTTATTCTTCTTTCTGATCCTGAACATGCACTACTTGAAAAATTTGAAGCGTGGGCCGAGAAGAAAATGTATGGGAAATTATTTATGGGTATAATCAGGTCTACTTTTATCATTGATAAAGAAGGAATTGTCAGAAAAACTTGGAAAAATGTCAAAATTAAAGGACATGTAGACGAAATTTTAGAAGAATTGGAAAAAATTAATTAA
- a CDS encoding PPC domain-containing DNA-binding protein, translated as MEKIWANSYETEKIYMGRIPHDSDLLEQINNFCFENDINIGTVNIIGAVKHAKVGYYSQDKQIYRILEGENLKGGLEIVSCTGNISIKDAKPFAHIHIVLSNSEGKTFGGHLMPETIVYAGEFVIQKSKGDNLVRSLDETTKLPLWQLSEE; from the coding sequence TTGGAAAAAATTTGGGCTAATTCATACGAAACAGAAAAAATATATATGGGAAGAATTCCACATGATTCTGATTTATTGGAACAAATTAATAATTTTTGCTTTGAAAATGATATCAATATAGGCACAGTAAATATTATTGGAGCTGTAAAACATGCTAAAGTCGGATATTATTCTCAAGACAAACAAATATACCGGATACTGGAAGGAGAAAATTTAAAAGGCGGACTTGAAATAGTTTCCTGTACCGGCAATATTTCTATTAAAGACGCAAAACCTTTTGCCCATATTCATATAGTACTTTCTAATTCTGAAGGAAAAACTTTCGGCGGTCACCTTATGCCAGAAACAATTGTTTATGCCGGAGAATTTGTTATACAAAAATCCAAAGGCGATAACCTTGTGAGAAGCTTAGATGAAACAACTAAATTGCCTCTTTGGCAGTTGTCGGAAGAATAA